From the Crateriforma spongiae genome, one window contains:
- a CDS encoding arylsulfotransferase family protein, protein MSSKPVRDRNDFDDKSPFQALVLRARWAVLLLFVLVFGLWYGSRIQKKLDDRQQLTPFERIVGRLRDVPEHATAVIQDPDVVRNLDTEPETALPPGTVSVVGVDTIPVPKDFLYSRYHQDSNQISVIRRRLADNHVVHRWDWSYDDLASRYKQWLKENQRRYPNFSFRGPIRFPLASPLIVEGGRLVTRLQQSLCCFDPDGTLLWQSPEMVHHSVEVDHDGNLWTCSMVADQEGFRDDVALKIDATNGQVLQRYPISEIFQANPEHDYSHHARSDTDPFHLNDVQPVRRRSEFWEPGDVFLSLRNISSVLLFRPSTGKVLWSNAVAWSYQHDVTVVSDHQISVFDNNVMNNSPWGSGFVYRHGDQNRCMVYDFNAAQAESVFQDIFVRHNCKTPTQGRVKWWKEDAWLFIEASDQSFFVAADLDSDRSYKFVCPGNRDGKVGHVAWFRLMDPS, encoded by the coding sequence ATGTCTTCGAAACCTGTTCGCGACCGGAACGATTTCGACGATAAATCCCCGTTTCAGGCATTGGTCTTGCGGGCACGCTGGGCCGTGCTTTTACTGTTCGTGTTGGTCTTTGGGCTGTGGTACGGCAGCCGGATTCAGAAAAAGCTGGACGATCGCCAGCAATTGACCCCATTTGAACGAATCGTCGGACGTCTACGCGATGTCCCTGAACACGCGACCGCGGTGATCCAAGACCCCGACGTTGTTCGTAATTTGGACACCGAACCGGAGACGGCGTTGCCGCCGGGAACGGTATCGGTTGTCGGCGTCGACACCATCCCGGTACCGAAGGACTTTCTGTACAGCCGCTATCACCAAGATTCCAATCAGATCAGCGTGATTCGTCGTCGCTTGGCCGACAATCATGTGGTTCACCGTTGGGATTGGTCCTATGACGATTTGGCGTCACGTTACAAACAGTGGCTGAAAGAAAATCAACGGCGATACCCGAATTTCAGTTTCCGCGGTCCCATTCGGTTTCCCCTGGCTTCGCCTTTGATAGTGGAGGGTGGCCGCCTGGTGACGCGTCTACAGCAATCGCTTTGCTGCTTTGATCCCGATGGCACGTTGCTGTGGCAGTCACCCGAGATGGTGCACCATTCGGTGGAAGTCGATCATGACGGCAATCTGTGGACGTGTTCCATGGTCGCCGATCAAGAGGGATTTCGCGACGACGTGGCTCTGAAGATTGACGCAACGAATGGCCAGGTTTTACAGCGGTATCCGATCAGTGAAATCTTTCAAGCCAATCCAGAACATGACTATTCGCATCACGCACGGTCCGACACTGACCCGTTCCATCTGAATGACGTCCAACCGGTTCGGCGGCGATCGGAGTTCTGGGAACCGGGAGACGTCTTTTTAAGCTTGCGAAACATCAGCAGCGTCCTGTTGTTCCGGCCGTCAACCGGAAAAGTGCTATGGAGCAACGCGGTTGCGTGGTCCTATCAACACGATGTCACCGTGGTCAGCGATCATCAAATCAGTGTGTTCGATAACAACGTGATGAACAATTCGCCTTGGGGTTCCGGATTCGTTTACCGCCACGGCGATCAAAATCGTTGCATGGTTTACGATTTCAACGCTGCCCAAGCCGAGTCGGTCTTTCAGGACATCTTTGTTCGCCACAATTGCAAAACGCCCACCCAAGGTCGCGTGAAGTGGTGGAAGGAAGATGCCTGGTTGTTTATCGAGGCGTCGGATCAAAGCTTTTTCGTCGCGGCTGACTTGGACAGTGACCGTTCCTACAAGTTTGTTTGCCCCGGCAATCGTGATGGCAAAGTGGGGCACGTCGCTTGGTTCCGTTTGATGGATCCATCATGA
- a CDS encoding SHOCT domain-containing protein — translation MSQLSSAGQQLVQTLAQRYGLSTDAVTHMLIAVHNGNGTMAQFNHPEFGGSGQWMQGGMTMVSDLFNYALKNRVDGICQDISNELANHQLVPFSGSFQSQSQNGSSAQSQAAGTIGSQNTLFVPDPDTNWWPVELGAPSAIGSQNNIRYAYFPASQRLAISTGGEPWVYDTLNHQIGGFSQQQGTGGSILLTSQFGTIDLATLPVVSRGGVIQSPSASDVAPPAPPASEPPTPPPINEPTSAPIQDVANCEAPMPASEPSNPHDIIETLDRLGALMEKGYLSEQEFADKKADLLSRL, via the coding sequence GTGTCCCAACTATCTTCCGCCGGTCAACAATTGGTCCAGACACTGGCCCAGCGATACGGGCTGTCGACCGATGCAGTCACGCACATGCTGATCGCTGTTCATAACGGCAACGGCACGATGGCCCAGTTCAACCACCCGGAATTCGGCGGCTCGGGTCAATGGATGCAGGGTGGTATGACCATGGTCAGCGACCTATTCAACTATGCGTTGAAGAACCGTGTCGATGGCATTTGCCAAGACATCTCCAACGAACTTGCCAACCATCAACTGGTGCCATTTTCGGGATCGTTTCAGTCGCAAAGCCAGAACGGATCATCGGCACAATCCCAGGCTGCCGGCACCATCGGATCCCAGAATACGCTATTCGTTCCCGACCCGGACACGAATTGGTGGCCGGTCGAATTGGGCGCACCGTCGGCCATCGGTTCACAAAACAACATTCGCTACGCCTACTTTCCTGCTTCGCAACGTTTGGCCATCAGCACTGGCGGTGAACCCTGGGTCTATGACACGCTGAACCATCAAATCGGTGGCTTTTCGCAGCAACAGGGAACCGGCGGTTCGATCTTGCTGACCAGCCAATTCGGGACGATCGACCTGGCAACCTTGCCTGTCGTTTCGCGCGGTGGTGTCATTCAATCGCCATCGGCCTCCGACGTCGCTCCACCCGCCCCGCCGGCATCGGAGCCTCCAACACCGCCGCCGATCAACGAGCCGACATCCGCCCCCATCCAAGACGTCGCCAATTGCGAAGCGCCGATGCCGGCCAGCGAACCGTCCAACCCGCACGACATCATCGAGACGCTTGATCGCTTGGGCGCGCTGATGGAAAAAGGTTATCTGTCCGAACAAGAATTCGCGGACAAGAAAGCCGATTTGCTCAGTCGACTGTGA
- a CDS encoding sigma-70 family RNA polymerase sigma factor — MRPNAVPSSPPEEAEFLRLFLRHENQLRVYARTMLPDWNSVDDALQEASVTMWQKLWQLENADGFLPWAKVILRFKCLHLIEDMRRRRPILSDEVLTMLAEDPDTRIHEQDAEMRSALQQCLSQFTAAHQELLVAPYTAGQRVTELAERSGKTPNAFYKLLGRLREKLTDCVQRQIHTAQYPS, encoded by the coding sequence ATGCGACCCAATGCTGTTCCCTCTTCGCCGCCGGAAGAAGCCGAATTTTTGCGACTGTTTCTACGGCACGAAAACCAGTTGCGTGTGTACGCGCGAACCATGCTGCCGGACTGGAACAGCGTCGACGATGCACTGCAAGAAGCCAGCGTGACGATGTGGCAAAAGCTATGGCAGCTGGAAAACGCCGACGGTTTCCTGCCCTGGGCCAAGGTGATCCTGCGCTTCAAATGCCTTCACTTGATCGAAGACATGCGACGCCGCCGACCGATCCTGAGCGATGAAGTCTTGACCATGTTGGCAGAAGATCCTGACACCCGGATTCATGAACAGGATGCGGAGATGCGGTCGGCCCTTCAGCAATGCCTGTCACAATTCACCGCGGCTCATCAAGAACTTTTGGTCGCTCCGTACACCGCCGGCCAACGCGTCACCGAACTGGCCGAGCGATCGGGCAAGACCCCCAACGCGTTTTACAAATTGCTGGGTCGGCTAAGAGAAAAACTGACCGACTGCGTTCAACGTCAGATTCACACGGCACAGTATCCATCATGA
- a CDS encoding FecR domain-containing protein gives MNPDQLLHQYLLGNLDAAGTAELNRLLDNDPDLQRRYRLAVRIDTELRNRSLQIPDSTTKDSDEAVLSLVKTRSPYLRTMIAIFATAVCLMIAVGLWQSPPDVVATLVSSENAAWESVLPTNPGSDLRPGTLHLKTGLATIRFGSGAELTVEAPTQIELISTMAAKLTTGAAMINVPESAIGFRLETPDGYAIDRGTKFAVRVDDDGHSTDFELIDGEIDVHHQSTGDSIRLNQAGSAASISTHRMSMIPSAVESEPEDAVGGQSESDAPAQRDQKVLRIGTEGRCGTAMPRSHKRHKFIDPAVLSVKRSGTGKWDFRSFFEFDVTPIDVADVVHARVRLNLVPSTRGVVSRLPRINRFAIYGLTNPEKFGWDVEPTWEASPGPEDGVLLGKFEIERSQNRGTFGIESDELLRFLRSHADRPITLILVRETTQIEGIGVGMTHMFASDRHPESVGPVLELTVR, from the coding sequence ATGAATCCCGACCAATTGTTGCATCAGTATCTGCTGGGAAACCTGGACGCGGCCGGGACCGCAGAACTGAATCGTCTGTTGGACAACGACCCCGATCTGCAGCGCCGCTATCGATTGGCTGTTCGGATCGATACGGAACTTCGCAACCGTTCCCTTCAGATTCCGGATTCGACCACCAAAGATTCCGACGAAGCGGTTTTATCGCTCGTCAAAACACGATCCCCCTATCTGCGAACCATGATCGCGATATTCGCGACGGCGGTGTGCCTGATGATCGCGGTCGGGCTATGGCAATCGCCGCCGGATGTCGTTGCGACGTTGGTGTCCAGTGAAAACGCGGCCTGGGAAAGCGTCTTGCCTACCAATCCAGGATCCGATTTGCGTCCGGGAACGTTGCACCTGAAAACTGGCTTGGCAACGATCCGATTCGGTTCCGGCGCCGAACTGACCGTCGAGGCACCAACCCAGATCGAACTGATCAGCACCATGGCCGCCAAGCTGACCACCGGGGCGGCAATGATCAATGTCCCCGAGTCAGCGATCGGCTTTCGGTTGGAAACTCCCGATGGCTATGCGATCGATCGAGGAACCAAGTTTGCTGTCCGCGTGGATGACGACGGGCACAGCACAGATTTCGAGTTAATCGATGGCGAAATCGACGTCCATCATCAAAGCACCGGCGACTCGATTCGTCTTAACCAGGCGGGATCGGCGGCCTCAATTTCCACCCATAGGATGTCGATGATTCCATCCGCCGTAGAATCCGAACCCGAGGACGCAGTCGGAGGCCAAAGCGAATCCGATGCCCCCGCCCAACGCGACCAAAAGGTCCTTCGAATCGGTACCGAGGGCCGCTGTGGTACGGCGATGCCCCGATCACACAAACGACACAAGTTCATCGATCCGGCGGTGTTGTCGGTCAAACGCAGCGGCACGGGGAAATGGGACTTTCGTTCGTTTTTCGAATTCGACGTGACCCCCATCGACGTCGCTGACGTTGTCCACGCACGCGTGCGTTTGAACCTGGTCCCCAGCACTCGCGGTGTCGTTTCACGCCTTCCCCGTATCAACCGGTTCGCGATCTATGGATTGACCAACCCTGAAAAATTCGGCTGGGACGTCGAACCGACTTGGGAAGCGTCACCGGGGCCGGAAGATGGTGTTCTATTGGGAAAATTCGAAATCGAACGCAGCCAAAATCGTGGCACGTTTGGCATTGAATCTGACGAACTACTGCGTTTTTTGCGGTCACATGCGGATCGACCGATCACGTTAATCTTGGTCCGTGAAACGACGCAGATCGAAGGCATCGGCGTCGGCATGACGCATATGTTTGCCAGCGATCGTCATCCCGAATCCGTCGGGCCGGTCTTGGAATTGACGGTCCGCTGA
- a CDS encoding DUF1552 domain-containing protein has protein sequence MLNRRALVRSFGGGMMALPMLESTPGSAATPRSSSPHAKRLLIVGNPFGAHPEHFFPQQFGKDFRFPKTIRSLQWLKDRLSILSHTDHNMKSGHGREIAFLSGVLPETSAAYPEKNMTIDQIVARRTGTQTRFASVNACLQRSIRLSWNANGVDIEPFTDIRRMYDYLFLNLTAKQRQERRQLLQRNGSVLDAAFDQFNRLRKNSPKADKERLDLYANSIRTLEHNLVDRQQWVDRDKPTFELDGYVSGGEITIENHYKAIFDMVSYAFQTDLTRVATIGFSPELKYTDIQGVTRGYHACTHNGKREDTVAELVAIESFQVQQLSRCLKQLDEIPEPNADGSMLDHTVVLFGSGMGYGGTHSNRDLPILVAGGGFQHCGHVDTRDSSGDNMPLCNLYLAILQRFGLEYEQFNQSSGAFDFNHGKA, from the coding sequence ATGTTGAATCGTCGTGCTTTGGTACGTTCATTTGGCGGCGGCATGATGGCGTTGCCGATGCTGGAATCCACCCCCGGTTCCGCCGCAACGCCACGCAGCAGCTCGCCGCATGCTAAGCGTCTGCTGATCGTGGGGAATCCTTTCGGTGCCCATCCCGAACACTTCTTTCCGCAACAGTTTGGCAAAGACTTTCGGTTTCCAAAGACGATCCGTTCGCTGCAGTGGCTGAAGGATCGTTTGAGCATCCTGTCGCACACCGACCACAACATGAAGAGTGGTCATGGTCGCGAGATCGCGTTTCTAAGTGGGGTGCTTCCGGAAACCAGCGCGGCGTATCCAGAAAAGAACATGACGATTGATCAAATCGTCGCTAGACGGACGGGGACGCAGACCCGATTCGCTTCGGTCAATGCTTGCTTGCAGCGCAGCATCCGGCTTAGCTGGAACGCCAACGGGGTGGACATCGAACCGTTCACCGACATTCGACGAATGTACGATTATCTGTTTCTGAACCTGACAGCCAAACAGCGGCAGGAACGTCGGCAATTGCTGCAGCGAAACGGCAGCGTGTTGGATGCCGCCTTCGACCAGTTCAATCGCTTGCGGAAAAATTCTCCCAAAGCCGACAAGGAACGCTTGGATCTTTACGCAAATTCAATTCGCACGCTGGAACACAACCTGGTCGATCGCCAACAGTGGGTGGATCGCGATAAGCCGACATTCGAACTGGACGGCTACGTCAGCGGTGGCGAAATCACGATCGAAAATCACTACAAAGCCATCTTTGACATGGTGTCCTATGCGTTCCAAACGGATTTGACTCGGGTCGCGACCATCGGGTTTTCCCCCGAACTGAAGTACACCGACATCCAAGGTGTCACCAGGGGTTATCACGCCTGCACGCACAATGGCAAACGCGAAGACACCGTTGCGGAACTAGTTGCGATCGAATCGTTCCAAGTCCAACAACTGTCGCGTTGTCTGAAACAGCTAGACGAAATCCCCGAACCGAATGCGGATGGCAGCATGCTGGACCACACCGTCGTGTTGTTCGGCAGCGGCATGGGATACGGGGGAACCCATTCCAATCGCGACCTTCCGATCTTGGTCGCCGGTGGTGGTTTCCAACACTGCGGGCATGTCGACACGCGTGATTCCAGCGGTGACAACATGCCGCTGTGCAATTTGTATTTGGCCATCTTGCAACGTTTTGGATTGGAGTACGAACAGTTCAACCAAAGTTCGGGCGCCTTCGATTTCAACCATGGCAAAGCTTGA
- a CDS encoding DUF1588 domain-containing protein has product MHRTFLTTLVVVFVPSIAPCFADKALLRDHCADCHTGPDPEGDFSLHDLGRAPDQSNVQLWIKSLQRIRAGEMPPDDASELSTEQSQTLQSFLQHSVTAYERASAPTLRTPPRRLNNREFENSVRDVLLLDHVGTNDPMAMLLGDTLHDGFDTHGETLGISEFHLDQYLAAVRAVLDQCIFSEPQPESQHHVGAPDDLMVQDNGNRQRRDRTFRSDQGIEIRSPRERAVCKTFPETTATGYYRISVRAKALDRHVYPQEATGIHDDDPLILRMHLGNRSVDFSLAEGEFQIFEDTYWLAAGTPIEFSFATDGLRLLNNGNFKFQYRIGHDYIKEHKPNLYRRVVTEEVPRATNRRDMPSHWVHWVKYWQGPRPMIGGLTIEGPFYDSWPPKRQTALLGPEPSLNDAAAILQPIARRAWRRSVTADELDPIVRLVQRHADSLGIVGALKEGIVAILMSPSFLMPGSDQLTDNERFAAKFSNVLSASIPDASLMAKAEQGRFDSEAGIREELSQWLRSGRAEPFLRQFPYAWLQLDRINFMAPDVDRYPMYEKKQIGDDMVREAVTFFQHNVHNNHPIPELLTADYSFVNADLATVYGLTDVPDDSVLRKYTFGDGRRGGFLGMGAFLTLTADTLSTSPIHRAVYVMENFMGIHPAPPPSDVDIQEPDIRSARTIREVLEAHRSDTSCAACHQNIDPFGYAFENFDPIGAWRDHYVDASQPADASAGGNRRRRTADVVTIPVDASATFLSGARYDDVTEFRQIMTNDVSRDRFVRCFVTKFLTYANGVAPDNFSEIEAIVKRSSRHNYRIIDTMAAAMDSPLFRETNR; this is encoded by the coding sequence ATGCACCGAACGTTTTTGACGACGCTGGTGGTTGTCTTCGTGCCGTCCATCGCACCGTGCTTTGCCGACAAAGCCTTGCTGCGGGACCACTGCGCCGATTGCCACACCGGTCCCGATCCCGAAGGCGACTTCAGTCTGCACGACTTGGGGCGCGCCCCCGACCAGTCCAATGTCCAGTTATGGATCAAAAGCCTGCAGCGGATCCGCGCCGGCGAAATGCCGCCCGATGACGCCAGCGAGTTGTCAACGGAACAATCACAGACACTGCAATCGTTCCTGCAACACTCCGTGACGGCTTATGAACGTGCATCGGCACCGACACTGCGGACGCCGCCACGCCGTTTGAACAACCGCGAGTTCGAAAACAGCGTCCGCGATGTCTTGCTGCTTGATCATGTCGGCACGAACGATCCCATGGCGATGCTGTTGGGTGACACCCTGCATGACGGATTCGACACCCACGGTGAAACTTTGGGGATCAGCGAATTCCATCTGGACCAATACTTGGCCGCGGTTCGCGCCGTCCTAGATCAATGCATCTTTTCGGAACCACAACCTGAATCACAACACCATGTCGGCGCCCCCGACGATTTGATGGTTCAAGACAACGGAAATCGCCAACGCCGCGACCGGACCTTTCGCAGTGACCAGGGCATCGAAATCCGCAGCCCGCGTGAAAGGGCGGTCTGTAAGACGTTCCCAGAAACGACCGCAACCGGGTACTACCGCATCAGTGTCCGAGCCAAAGCACTTGATCGGCACGTTTATCCACAAGAAGCGACCGGCATCCACGATGACGACCCCTTGATCCTGCGAATGCATTTGGGCAATCGAAGCGTGGACTTTTCATTGGCCGAAGGCGAATTCCAGATATTCGAAGACACCTATTGGTTGGCGGCGGGGACACCGATTGAATTCTCGTTCGCAACCGATGGCCTTCGGTTGTTGAACAACGGCAACTTCAAGTTCCAATATCGCATCGGGCATGACTACATCAAGGAACACAAACCGAATCTTTACCGTCGGGTCGTGACCGAAGAAGTCCCGAGGGCAACCAATCGCCGCGACATGCCCAGTCATTGGGTCCACTGGGTGAAGTATTGGCAAGGGCCGCGTCCGATGATCGGCGGCCTGACCATCGAAGGGCCGTTCTATGATTCATGGCCGCCCAAACGCCAAACCGCTTTGCTTGGTCCGGAGCCATCCTTGAACGATGCCGCGGCAATTTTGCAACCCATTGCCCGGCGTGCCTGGCGGCGCAGTGTCACCGCCGATGAACTGGATCCCATCGTTCGACTTGTCCAACGTCATGCGGATTCCTTGGGCATCGTCGGCGCGTTGAAGGAAGGCATTGTGGCCATCTTGATGTCGCCATCGTTCCTGATGCCGGGCAGTGACCAGCTGACCGATAACGAACGCTTTGCCGCAAAGTTCAGCAATGTGTTGTCGGCGAGTATCCCCGACGCATCGTTGATGGCCAAAGCCGAACAGGGGCGGTTCGACAGTGAAGCTGGGATCCGGGAAGAGCTAAGCCAATGGCTGCGATCCGGCCGCGCCGAGCCGTTCCTTCGCCAATTCCCCTACGCTTGGCTGCAACTGGATCGCATCAACTTTATGGCACCGGATGTCGATCGATATCCGATGTACGAAAAGAAGCAAATCGGTGACGACATGGTCCGCGAAGCCGTCACTTTCTTTCAGCACAACGTCCACAACAACCATCCGATTCCCGAACTTCTGACCGCCGACTATTCGTTCGTCAACGCGGATTTGGCGACGGTCTATGGTTTGACCGACGTCCCCGACGATTCCGTGCTACGCAAGTACACGTTCGGTGATGGTCGACGCGGCGGTTTCCTGGGGATGGGAGCGTTTTTGACCCTGACCGCTGACACGCTTAGCACGTCCCCCATCCATCGTGCGGTTTATGTGATGGAAAACTTCATGGGCATCCATCCCGCCCCGCCGCCTTCGGACGTGGACATCCAAGAACCCGACATTCGATCGGCGCGAACCATCCGTGAAGTCTTGGAAGCGCACCGCAGCGACACGTCTTGTGCGGCTTGTCATCAAAACATCGACCCGTTCGGTTACGCATTCGAAAACTTCGATCCGATCGGTGCGTGGCGTGATCATTACGTCGACGCATCCCAGCCTGCCGATGCGTCCGCAGGGGGAAATCGGCGACGCCGCACAGCCGACGTGGTCACCATTCCGGTGGACGCATCAGCGACGTTTCTTAGCGGCGCCCGTTACGATGACGTCACGGAATTTCGTCAGATCATGACGAATGATGTCAGCCGTGATCGCTTTGTCCGTTGTTTCGTCACGAAGTTTTTGACGTACGCCAACGGTGTCGCCCCCGATAACTTCAGTGAAATCGAAGCCATCGTGAAACGATCGTCCAGGCACAATTACCGAATCATCGACACGATGGCCGCGGCAATGGACAGCCCGCTGTTTCGCGAAACCAACCGCTAA